A DNA window from Pseudomonas tohonis contains the following coding sequences:
- a CDS encoding efflux transporter outer membrane subunit, with protein MPRNRRPGLTRASLFAVFPLLCSCIDSSGLAPTSRPLDAHELTPGAAIAAARAEAGWPAGQWWRAFGDSQLDRWMDRALAGSPSLAMAAARVRQAQARAGVVEADEAPQLGLDASLQRKRWPDDAFYGPGDLARSSSWNNTSQLGFSYPLDIWGRERSRGESALDQARAMASEARLAALELQGNLVRSYIGLALHHAELDIAEAELARQEQLLALVRQRRRDGIGTGLEETRAGMGLPEAHRQIDLLHEAIELDRNQVAALAGVGPGEGEALQRPALSPLLDLGLPPRLPLELLGHRPDLVAARWRVAAEARGIEAAKADFYPNVDLLGGLGSSAVQGGVLDFLRYDKLTWGLGPALSLPIYDGGLRRGRLAEAGAGYDLAVQGYNQALVQAIKGVADALVRLKSLREQQRLAAESVDQAQHALDLAQLARQRGLTDQRAVLEAQPALLQAQRQQQRVRAARLVAQADLLLQLGGGVLPGASGPQPRELEPGEPTLRLTHP; from the coding sequence GTGCCCCGCAATCGTCGGCCCGGGTTGACCCGAGCCAGTCTGTTCGCCGTCTTCCCGCTTCTGTGTTCCTGCATCGATTCCTCCGGCCTTGCGCCAACCTCCCGGCCCCTCGACGCCCATGAACTGACGCCGGGCGCCGCCATCGCCGCCGCCCGGGCCGAGGCCGGCTGGCCTGCCGGGCAATGGTGGCGTGCCTTTGGCGATTCGCAGCTGGACCGCTGGATGGACCGCGCCCTGGCCGGCAGCCCGAGCCTGGCCATGGCCGCCGCGCGGGTGCGCCAGGCGCAGGCGCGGGCAGGCGTGGTGGAAGCCGACGAGGCGCCGCAGCTGGGGCTGGACGCCAGCCTGCAGCGCAAGCGCTGGCCCGACGATGCCTTCTATGGCCCCGGTGACCTGGCCCGCAGCAGCAGCTGGAACAACACCAGCCAACTGGGCTTTTCCTACCCGCTGGACATCTGGGGACGCGAGCGCAGCCGGGGCGAGTCGGCCCTCGACCAGGCCCGGGCGATGGCGAGCGAGGCACGCCTGGCGGCCCTGGAGCTGCAGGGCAACCTGGTGCGCAGCTACATAGGCCTGGCCCTGCACCACGCCGAGCTGGACATCGCCGAAGCCGAGCTGGCCCGCCAGGAACAGCTGCTGGCACTGGTTCGCCAGCGCCGCCGCGACGGCATCGGCACCGGCCTGGAGGAGACCCGCGCCGGGATGGGCCTGCCCGAGGCCCACCGGCAGATCGACCTGCTGCACGAGGCCATCGAACTGGACCGCAACCAGGTCGCCGCCCTGGCCGGCGTCGGGCCGGGGGAGGGCGAGGCGCTGCAACGCCCGGCCTTGTCGCCGCTGCTGGACCTGGGCCTGCCGCCGCGCCTGCCCCTGGAGCTGCTCGGCCACCGGCCGGACCTGGTGGCCGCGCGCTGGCGGGTGGCGGCCGAGGCGCGGGGCATCGAGGCGGCGAAGGCGGATTTCTACCCCAACGTCGACCTGCTCGGCGGCCTCGGCAGCTCGGCGGTGCAGGGCGGCGTGCTGGATTTCTTGCGCTACGACAAGCTGACCTGGGGCCTGGGCCCGGCGCTGTCCCTGCCCATCTACGACGGCGGCCTGCGCCGTGGGCGGCTGGCGGAGGCGGGGGCCGGCTACGACCTGGCGGTGCAGGGCTACAACCAGGCGCTGGTGCAGGCGATCAAGGGCGTGGCCGATGCCCTGGTGCGGCTGAAATCCCTGCGCGAGCAGCAGCGCCTCGCCGCCGAGTCGGTGGACCAGGCCCAGCACGCCCTCGACCTCGCGCAACTGGCCCGCCAGCGCGGCCTCACCGACCAGCGTGCGGTGCTGGAGGCGCAACCGGCGCTGCTCCAGGCCCAGCGCCAGCAGCAACGGGTGCGCGCCGCACGCCTGGTGGCCCAGGCCGACCTGCTGCTGCAACTGGGCGGCGGTGTGCTGCCCGGGGCCTCGGGGCCGCAGCCCCGAGAGCTGGAGCCCGGCGAGCCCACATTGCGATTGACCCACCCCTGA